A segment of the Tautonia rosea genome:
TCGGCCCCGCGTCGAATCAGGTCCTCGACCACGGTTTCAGCGTTTGAATAGAAGCTACCGGCGACGCGATACTCGGCGATGACCGCTCGGCCCCTGGACCGCTCGATGTAGAGCTGGGCCAGCCACTTGCGGTTCTGCTGGCGATCGGAGCCCTCGACGTTTCCCTCCGGATCGAGCCGGAGCAGCCGCTCGTTCTGGCTGATGGCTCCAAGCAGGCGGCCCTCGTCGCCTTGCTCCAGCACGGCCTCGGTCATCAGGCGGGTGTAACGATCGAGCATCTCGACGTCGTCGGGGCGTTTCTTCAAATAGCGTTCGAGGTGGCGCATGGCCATCCGGGGCTTTTCGTTCTCGATGAGCGTCTCCGTCTGCCGGATCAGCTCGGTTCGGACCCGCTCCCGGAAGACCCCGGCGGCGAAAACCCCGCCAATAACGAGCACCAGCACGACCACCGTCGTGCCGATCACGGCCTTGAGATTGACTCGCTGCGTTGTCCGCGATCGTCCCACCTCGATCTCCTTCAACTCGTGGCGTCGTCAAAATGCGGGGGGCTGGGCGTCGAGAGCGAATTTCCCGTCAGATGCCATCGCTCAATTGATCGGTTTCAGGCCGGTTTCGGATCTGGCCCGAGGGGGAGAATTGCACCGTTGCGCGGCAGCCGGTTGGCACCGTGTCTCCCGAACCTCGCTCGCGGCCAACACGCAAAATCCTCGCGAGTGGGCCGCCTCGGCCCAGGATTCGCGACGTCACCATCCCCGTCCTTTACGATCCTAGAGCATTCCCGGGACATTTTCTTTCACCATTTTTCCCGAAGGCCATCAGATTCGTCTCCACGATCGACACCGGAACAACCTCCCAGACCGAGCCGAAACGCCCGAGTCCTCACCCGATCCTCGCCCGCTGGCTCGATTCACCGGCATCGCCTCTGGAAGTCTGGGATGATTGGGTTGATTAGGATGATTCTTTGTGTTCTCGGGGATGGCGGGGTAGAGTGGAGGTGTCGGTCGGAGCGAATGATCGACTCCCGATCGGGACGAACGGAACGACCTCGACCGAGGAGCAAGCATCACGATGATGACAACCTTGACGAGCGTGGCAGTCCTGACGATCCAGTTGACGGTCGGAGGGCTGGGATTGTTCGACTGCTTGAAGAAAGACCGGCATGCGTTCGGGGGGGCAGACTGTTGCCTGCGTTGCGAATCGGAGGTGATCAAGGTTCACAATCTGCTGGAAGTGCTCCAGTATCACGTGAGTGCGTCGCAGCGCGTCGATGCGGCTCGGTCGCTCAGGAGCTATGACTGGCAATGCCACCCGGAGATGGTGCCGGTGCTGGCCGACGTCTTGATCAACGACTGCGAGAAAAAGGTGCGCAAGGCGGTCGCAGAGACCCTGGCAAAGCTCCACCCATGTGACCCGACGGCCCAGGTGGCGCTGGAGCAGGCGGCCATCAGCGATTCGGACTTCTGGACCCGAAGACGGGCACGCAAGGCTCTCGATCGGATCGACCGGGGCTGTGGGTCGGGCTGCTCGGTCTGTGCGCCGATCGCGGTCGTGGGAGAGGTCGTCGGCACTCCCTTGCCGGTCGAGTACGAGGTTGAGATCGAGACGCTGCCGCCGTTGCGGGCTCCTCGGGTTTACGGAGAGGTCCCGTATGATCGGGTCGCACCGCTCTACGAACGTCGGGTGCCCACCTTGCCGCCGGCTGACGTGACGGAACCGTCTCGTTCCGACATCCCCGTCTTGCCCGACCCGAACGCCCGGCCCGAACTGTTGCCCCGGTCCATCGAACCGTTCGAGCTCGAAGCGCCGGTCGAGGTCGCCCCTCCCGACGTCTTGCCGTTGCCGACTCCTCCGTCGGTTTCGCCGTTCGGAGCGTCTCGCGGGGTCGAGGAACCCCCTCGGCCTCCGGCTCGCGCAGCCAGGCCGATCCGCATCTTCACCATCGGCCGACCGCGGTAAGCGATTCCCGATCCCGCGTGAGAACCCGTCGGGCGCTGGGGTCGGTCGAGTCGACCCCAGTGCTCCCTCGCGTCACGAGTGCGACACGCCCCCCTTTGAGCGTCGCAAGGCGTCTCGAAAGGCGTGAATCAGGCGGCTCTGAAAGCGATAGGGGTTCCAGATGACGGCCACGCTGCGCGTCGGCTTTTG
Coding sequences within it:
- a CDS encoding HEAT repeat domain-containing protein; this translates as MMTTLTSVAVLTIQLTVGGLGLFDCLKKDRHAFGGADCCLRCESEVIKVHNLLEVLQYHVSASQRVDAARSLRSYDWQCHPEMVPVLADVLINDCEKKVRKAVAETLAKLHPCDPTAQVALEQAAISDSDFWTRRRARKALDRIDRGCGSGCSVCAPIAVVGEVVGTPLPVEYEVEIETLPPLRAPRVYGEVPYDRVAPLYERRVPTLPPADVTEPSRSDIPVLPDPNARPELLPRSIEPFELEAPVEVAPPDVLPLPTPPSVSPFGASRGVEEPPRPPARAARPIRIFTIGRPR